From a single Lewinella sp. LCG006 genomic region:
- a CDS encoding anti-sigma factor — MNKQQFLNSGLLEQFVLGLTSPEEDKIVQQYLHKFPELNNELNALHQAMDQYALQHAIPPPKSQYPAEAYDANAYVSDSHYRFNWSLLTTIVLAFLSFYLFRNNQHQQKDILQIEAEHAALKTYCQTSQDKVQAQLLMLDKIQHPHTQSIVLAGTEIAPAHFAVAHWNPTLKEGWLDPTKLPILPKGKQYQVWADINGEMISIALIPPNSRELISIAYMDNAESINITEEALGGADHPNVDLLMANATL, encoded by the coding sequence TTTGAACTCGGGATTATTAGAGCAATTTGTCCTAGGACTTACCTCTCCTGAAGAGGATAAGATCGTACAACAATATTTACACAAGTTTCCAGAGCTAAACAATGAGCTGAATGCCTTACATCAGGCGATGGATCAATATGCACTTCAACATGCTATCCCCCCTCCAAAGTCCCAATACCCTGCGGAAGCTTACGACGCAAATGCTTACGTGAGTGATAGTCATTATCGTTTCAATTGGTCGCTCTTGACCACCATTGTACTAGCTTTCCTTTCTTTTTACTTATTCCGCAACAACCAGCATCAACAAAAAGATATCCTCCAAATTGAAGCTGAACATGCTGCTTTAAAAACGTACTGCCAGACATCACAAGACAAAGTCCAGGCACAGTTATTAATGTTGGACAAAATTCAACATCCACATACGCAATCAATTGTATTAGCAGGAACAGAAATTGCTCCTGCTCACTTTGCTGTTGCTCATTGGAATCCTACCCTTAAAGAAGGCTGGCTGGACCCAACAAAACTTCCCATCCTTCCCAAGGGTAAACAGTATCAAGTATGGGCTGATATCAATGGAGAAATGATCAGTATAGCCCTTATTCCACCTAATAGCCGTGAGCTTATCAGCATAGCTTATATGGATAATGCGGAAAGTATTAATATTACGGAGGAGGCGCTGGGAGGAGCAGACCATCCTAATGTCGATTTACTTATGGCAAATGCTACTTTGTAA